A genomic segment from Nicotiana tabacum cultivar K326 chromosome 7, ASM71507v2, whole genome shotgun sequence encodes:
- the LOC107822095 gene encoding putative protein phosphatase 2C-like protein 44: MGFKDFQLKIAKKLRLRNFLAKEEGYKKRETNNGKRLSWMMPITHGYYVAEEKPLGGGAPPQTPQNNQVECDKVVVQREQVEEQEWWFYGVFDTRIGGGVTKYLQTHLFDDNFNESQMRKKSKETLKKAHVHAKAKVRETERLEKTWNMGSASAIVINGEKLILANMGEYKVVVCKEGEAFEINRRQQHTTKSHWSHKFLPGMTIYHPFTPLCEFSF, translated from the exons ATGGGGTTCAAGGATTTTCAACTCAAGATAGCCAAG AAACTTCGGCTGAGAAACTTTCTGGCCAAAGAAGAAGGATACAAGAAGAGAGAAACGAACAATGGGAAGAGGCTTTCATGGATGATGCCTATAACTCATGGATATTACGTGGCGGAGGAAAAGCCATTAGGCGGCGGAGCACCGCCACAAACACCTCAAAATAACCAAGTAGAGTGTGATAAAGTGGTGGTGCAAAGGGAACAAGTAGAAGAACAAGAGTGGTGGTTTTATGGAGTTTTTGATACCCGAATTGGTGGCGGAGTTACCAAGTACCTGCAGACTCATTTGTTTGACGACAATTTTAACGAG TCACAGATGAGGAAGAAAAGCAAGGAAACCTTAAAAAAGGCACATGTGCATGCAAAAGCTAAGGTCAGGGAAACAGAACGACTAGAGAAGACATGGAACATGGGTTCAGCTTCAGCAATAGTCATCAATGGAGAGAAGCTAATACTTGCAAATATGGGTGAATACAAAGTGGTGGTATGCAAAGAAGGCGAAGCTTTCGAAATTAACAGAAGGCAACAGCATACAACAAAGTCACATTGGTCACACAAATTCCTCCCAGGCATGACAATATATCATCCTTTTACCCCTCTTTGtgaattttcattttga